In a genomic window of Quercus lobata isolate SW786 chromosome 4, ValleyOak3.0 Primary Assembly, whole genome shotgun sequence:
- the LOC115986147 gene encoding uncharacterized protein LOC115986147, with protein sequence MDADVLERIQQLQVTTKEDKAITIRPVRRKEILEEYSLSLIGKFLTTRSINMRAAKNLLRSMWKMGDDLKVVEVGDGLLQFKFSLESQLTWVWNNGPWCFDNQILALWRWEKGMSARTVKFTHIPLWVQVWGLPFDLTTEEVGHDIGQGLGRVIEVDCKAIKADQARFLRIWVEVPLENCCGGADLLSVQRVTKQKLLSDMNVSWAGVSHAVKWAMN encoded by the coding sequence ATGGATGCTGATGTCCTAGAACGTATTCAACAATTGCAGGTAACAACAAAGGAAGATAAAGCCATCACAATCCGACCAGTAAGAAGAAAAGAGATATTGGAAGAATACTCTTTAAGCTTAATTGGGAAATTCCTTACAACTAGATCGATTAATATGAGAGCAGCCAAGAATCTATTGCGATCAATGTGGAAAATGGGTGATGATCTGAAGGTGGTGGAGGTTGGAGATGGGCTATTACAGTTTAAGTTCTCATTGGAGAGTCAACTTACTTGGGTTTGGAACAATGGTCCATGGTGCTTTGACAATCAAATCCTTGCCCTATGGAGATGGGAGAAAGGCATGTCAGCTAGAACAGTGAAATTCACCCATATTCCCTTGTGGGTCCAAGTTTGGGGGCTGCCATTTGACTTAACCACCGAAGAAGTAGGTCATGACATAGGGCAGGGGCTGGGTAGAGTCATTGAAGTGGATTGCAAAGCAATAAAAGCAGATCAAGCCCGCTTCCTTAGAATATGGGTGGAGGTGCCACTGGAAAACTGCTGCGGCGGGGCGGACCTATTGTCAGTCCAGAGGGTGACGAAGCAAAAGTTGCTTTCCGATATGAACGTCTCGTGGGCTGGTGTTTCGCATGCAGTAAAATGGGCCATGAACTGA
- the LOC115988096 gene encoding uncharacterized protein LOC115988096 has translation MSFLLPNLSPSLVLHHNHKSKEKTLIHQSLSPHQPKPNSHSHCISPLSLTSLQTPPPLQGVAQVNTPPGAQDKHQKDDFYVNLGLAVRTLREDLPVLFTKDLNYDIYRDDITFLDPLNTFTGIENYKLIFWALRFHGKILFREISLEVYRIWQPSENVIWIRWNLSGVPRVPWETKGQFQGTSKYKLDRTGKIYEHKVDNLAFNFPQQLKPAASVLDLVGACPASPNPTFLFGPVDVYSSSWVEFYRAVRGTLNREGYLLSQDGLVTCS, from the exons ATGTCTTTTCTCTTACCCaacctctctccctctcttgtTCTtcatcacaatcacaaatcaaaagaaaaaaccctcATTCACCAATCACTCTCCCCTCACcaaccaaaacccaattctcactCTCACTGTATCTCTCCTCTCTCCCTCACCAGCCTCCAAACCCCTCCTCCACTACAGGGTGTAGCTCAGGTTAACACTCCCCCTGGTGCACAAGATAAGCACCAAAAAGATGACTTCTATGTCAACCTTGGCCTTGCTGTAAGGACGCTCAGAGAAGACCTTCCTGTGCTATTCACCAAGGACCTCAATTATGACATTTACAG GGATGATATTACATTTTTAGACCCATTGAACACGTTTACTGGTATTGAAAACTACAAATTGATCTTCTGGGCATTGAGATTTCATGGTAAAATTCTGTTCAGAGAGATTTCACTTGAGGTATATAGGATTTGGCAACCTTCTGAGAATGTGATTTGGATAAGGTGGAACTTGAGTGGTGTACCTCGGGTTCCATGGGAGACCAAAGGGCAGTTTCAGGGGACTTCAAAGTATAAATTGGATCGAACTGGGAAAATTTATGAACACAAAGTTGACAATTTAGCATTTAATTTCCCACAGCAGCTCAAACCGGCTGCTTCAGTGTTGGATTTGGTGGGTGCTTGCCCTGCAAGTCCTAATCCAACATTTCTGTTTGGGCCAGTGGATGTATATTCATCTTCATGGGTGGAGTTTTATCGGGCAGTGAGGGGGACATTGAATCGAGAAGGGTACCTACTTTCACAAGATGGTTTGGTTACTTGTTCATAG
- the LOC115983628 gene encoding uncharacterized protein LOC115983628 codes for MQFLNGLNDSYSQVKTQILMMEPSPSIDKAFSLVIQEERQRYSGFTVVPSVESTALAVKNQGFNQGIPYPGYNKSTKGINAKGRPVCSHCGKLGHVVEKCYKLVGYPPGYKQKGRVAMANQVLTKDDQGNSNNSGNQQVNSFPFTSEQYQQLISMLSSHHASTSGAANDALHSANSALSGPYLLENDWSG; via the exons ATGCAATTCTTGAACGGGTTGAATGATTCCTATTCTCAAGTGAAAACACAAATACTCATGATGGAGCCTAGTCCTTCCATTGATAAGGCATTTTCTCTGGTGATTCAAGAGGAAAGGCAAAGGTATTCAGGATTTACTGTTGTTCCTTCTGTTGAATCAACTGCCCTTGCAGTCAAGAATCAAGGATTCAATCAAGGGATTCCATATCCAGGATACAACAAGAGCACTAaaggaatcaatgcaaaaggGAGGCCTGTATGTAGTCACTGTGGCAAGCTTGGACATGTTGTAGAAAAATGCTACAAATTGGTAGGATATCCTCCAGGTTACAAGCAGAAGGGCAGAGTGGCCATGGCCAATCAAGTCTTGACTAAAGATGATCAAGGAAATTCTAACAATTCTGGCAATCAACAGGTCAATTCATTTCCCTTTACTTCAGAACAATATCAACAATTAATCTCAATGCTCAGCTCTCATCATGCATCCACATCTGGTGCTGCCAATGATGCATTGCACTCAGCTAATTCTGCTCTTTCAG GACCTTACTTGTTGGAAAACGATTGGAGTGGGTGA